The following are from one region of the Salvia hispanica cultivar TCC Black 2014 chromosome 1, UniMelb_Shisp_WGS_1.0, whole genome shotgun sequence genome:
- the LOC125206326 gene encoding E3 ubiquitin-protein ligase SDIR1: MSFVFRGSRGDIETGFPGLIPERRAVRVHGTRPVNTNSLAFLVTVLLLFMILNSHQMSPNFLLWLVLGVFLMATTLRMYATCQQLQAQAQAHAVAASGLLGHTELRLHMPPSIALATRGRLQGLRLQLALLDREFDDLDYETLRALDSDNVPTASMTDEEINALPVHKYKVSGPQGVNSSAQQGSSSASVEKKQDLPNPQVGLKTSDDDLTCSVCLEQVTAGELIRSLPCLHQFHVNCIDPWLRQQGTCPVCKYRAGSQWSEIAQGEIDASDMV; the protein is encoded by the exons ATGAGTTTTGTTTTCAGAGGTAGTAGAGGAGATATAGAAACTGGGTTTCCGGGACTTATTCCTGAACGGCGTGCAGTG CGTGTTCATGGTACTCGACCAGTCAATACCAACTCCTTAGCTTTTCTTGTCACAG TGCTTTTGTTGTTTATGATTCTGAACTCGCACCAAATGTCTCCCAATTTTCTG CTCTGGCTGGTGCTTGGGGTGTTTCTGATGGCAACCACTTTAAGGATGTATGCAACATGTCAGCAACTTCAAGCCCAGGCACAAGCGCATGCTGTCGCAGCTAGCGGTCTTCTTGGCCACACAGAATTAAGACTCCATATGCCACCATCTATAGCTCTTGCTACCAGGGGAAGGTTGCAAGGTCTCAGACTCCAGCTAGCACTGCTCGACAGGGAATTTGACGACCTAG ATTATGAAACTTTGCGAGCACTTGATTCTGACAATGTCCCTACCGCTTCTATGACTGACGAAGAGATCAATGCTCTTCCTGTCCACAAGTATAAGGTTTCCGGCCCACAGGG TGTGAACTCATCGGCGCAGCAGGGTTCTTCTTCAGCCTCAGTTGAG AAGAAGCAAGATCTTCCAAATCCACAAGTGGGATTAAAGACCTCTGATGATGATCTGACTTGTAGTGTTTGCTTGGAGCAAGTCACTGCCGGAGAGCTCATTCGCAGCTTGCCATGCTTGCATCAG TTCCATGTCAACTGCATAGATCCATGGCTGAGGCAGCAAGGGACGTGCCCTGTCTGCAAGTATAGAGCTGGGTCACAATGGTCGGAGATCGCTCAAGGAGAAATCGATGCTTCGGACATGGTCTAA
- the LOC125206292 gene encoding pentatricopeptide repeat-containing protein At4g19890, whose translation MVSPVFIRLSQICRRNAAPTTLLNGIVPLSTVRPICHEAIADHNPAASPHTVIKRVCFWVCDSYYNQQKKSTHFDSTRPLLNLPIDADSLTAEQAITVIASLADEAGSMVALSFFYWAIGFAKFKHCMRFYIVAASCLIKNGNFERTHEVLRCMLWNFAEVGMLKESIDMVLELRSHGLVLSSHTLNCALSVVNGMGYFEIAQNVFDEMCERGVIPDSYSFESMVVACCRAGRVSDAERWLSEMLSRGFLVDKATCSLILNMLCANGRVNRALWVFNKMVEIGLKPNVVHFSCLINGLSSRGSVKQAFELLEEMARRGLKPNVYTHTSLIDGLCKKGWTDKAFRLFLKLVRSDNYKPNVYTYTAMIDGYCKEEKLQRAEMLLEKMKEQGLSPNVNTYTTLIDGHAKAGEFDRAYELMDAMEKDGLAPNACTYNAVMNCLCKKGRIMEAYNLLKVCYRNEVCADKFTYTILISASCKQDDDVRRAFAIFNVMFKKGIGVDMHTYTSLISLLSRQRKMGECERILSDAAKVGLNPTTHTYTCIVSGYCRDGNVEMAMKVFNEMSEHGCAPDSFTYGALIGGLCKESMLNEARTLFREMVDKGFSPCEVTRVTIAYELCKKGESSTAMALLDRLERKLWVRTVRTLVRKLCSEQKVDAAAQFFDKLLDATKSVDRVTLAAFMTACYKSNNYALVSDMSTKMTKEKVAG comes from the exons ATGGTTTCCCCTGTGTTTATTCGTCTGAGTCAAATCTGTCGCCGAAATGCAGCACCCACAACACTCCTCAATGGCATCGTTCCTCTCTCTACCGTGAGACCCATTTGTCACGAGGCCATAGCTGATCACAACCCGGCAGCCTCACCGCACACCGTTATTAAACGAGTCTGCTTTTGGGTTTGCGATTCATACTATAATCAGCAGAAAAAATCCACTCATTTCGATTCAACGCGCCCTCTACTAAATTTACCAATAGATGCTGATTCCTTGACGGCGGAGCAGGCAATTACTGTAATCGCTTCATTGGCTGATGAGGCCGGATCGATGGTGGCGCTGAGTTTCTTCTATTGGGCAATCGGGTTTGCGAAATTCAAGCATTGTATGCGGTTTTACATTGTTGCGGCAAGCTGCTtgattaaaaatggaaactttGAGCGGACCCATGAGGTTTTGCGTTGTATGCTGTGGAATTTCGCGGAGGTGGGAATGTTGAAGGAATCAATCGACATGGTTCTCGAGCTGCGTAGCCATGGATTGGTTTTGAGCTCCCACACTCTGAATTGCGCGTTGAGCGTGGTGAACGGGATGGGCTATTTTGAGATTGCGCAGAATGTGTTCGATGAAATGTGTGAGAGAGGTGTCATTCCGGATTCTTATAGTTTCGAGTCGATGGTTGTTGCTTGTTGTCGAGCTGGGAGGGTTTCGGATGCTGAGAGATGGTTGAGTGAGATGTTGAGCAGAGGCTTTCTTGTGGATAAGGCTACTTGTAGTTTGATTCTCAATATGCTATGTGCAAATGGTCGTGTGAACCGAGCGTTGTGGGTGTTCAACAAGATGGTTGAGATCGGGCTGAAGCCGAATGTGgtccatttttcttgtttgattAACGGGTTGAGCAGCAGGGGAAGTGTTAAACAAGCGTTCGAACTGCTGGAGGAGATGGCGAGGAGAGGGTTGAAGCCGAATGTGTATACTCATACATCATTGATCGATGGCCTTTGCAAGAAAGGTTGGACGGATAAGGCATTTAGGCTTTTCTTGAAACTTGTTAGGAGCGACAATTACAAGCCCAACGTGTACACGTATACTGCCATGATTGATGGATACTGCAAGGAGGAGAAGCTGCAACGCGCGGAGATGTTGctggagaagatgaaggaaCAAGGACTGTCTCCGAATGTGAATACCTACACTACCCTTATTGACGGCCATGCTAAGGCTGGGGAGTTCGACAGAGCATATGAATTGATGGACGCGATGGAGAAAGATGGCTTGGCTCCTAATGCTTGCACGTACAATGCTGTTATGAACTGCCTCTGTAAGAAAGGAAGGATTATGGAAGCGTATAACTTGCTAAAAGTTTGCTATCGGAATGAGGTTTGTGCTGATAAATTTACATACACCATTCTGATATCTGCTAGCTGCAAGCAGGATGATGATGTTAGACGAGCTTTCGCGATTTTTAATGTGATGTTCAAAAAGGGGATCGGTGTTGATATGCATACTTACACATCGTTGATCTCGTTACTTTCAAGGCAAAGGAAAATGGGAGAATGTGAAAGAATTCTCAGTGATGCTGCGAAAGTGGGACTCAACCCAACCACACATACGTATACATGTATTGTTTCTGGGTATTGTCGAGATGGAAACGTTGAAATGGCAATGAAAGTCTTCAATGAGATGAGTGAACATGGCTGTGCGCCCGATAGTTTTACTTATGGTGCTCTGATAGGTGGCCTTTGCAAAGAATCCATGCTGAATGAGGCTAGAACACTTTTTCGTGAAATGGTTGACAAAGGTTTTTCGCCATGTGAAGTTACTCGAGTGACAATAGCTTATGAGCTGTGCAAAAAGGGTGAATCTTCGACAGCAATGGCTTTGTTAGACAGATTAGAACGAAAACTGTGGGTTCGCACTGTTAGAACATTAGTCAGGAAGCTTTGTAGTGAGCAGAAAGTAGACGCTGCGGCCCagttttttgataaattgttAGATGCAACCAAGAGTGTGGATCGTGTGACGCTTGCAGCGTTCATGACTGCATGCTACAAGAGTAATAACTATGCACTCGTTTCTGATATGTCTACGAAGATGACAAAAGAAAAG GTGGCTGGGTAA
- the LOC125214439 gene encoding aspartic proteinase PCS1-like, producing MNLLTISTQIIVAIIFFMHSTQSLSSQSLILPLKAKLIPSNKLSFHHNISLTVSLTVGSPPQAATMVLDTGSELSWLRCQKTPAAAPSFSPSLSSSYRPTPCSSSTCTTRTRDFPIPASCDARHLCHVAVSYADASSAEGNLAAEVFHLDRSNSFDNITFGCMDTGSSSNPEDLKTTGLVGLNRGGLSFISQTGFRKFSYCISGKDSSGVLLFGDADFPWLSPLNYTPLVEMPAATRLPYFDRTAYTVRLEGVRVGNRLLPVQKTIYEPDHTGAGQTMVDSGTQFTFLLGPVYDALKAEFLRQTKGILRPLDEPEFVFQGAMDACFRGRAAPAMLPAVALMFRGVEMSVRGEKLLYRVAGMTRGSDGVYCLTFGNSDLLGVEAYIVGHHHQQNMWMEFDLSKSRVGLADFSCDLAAQKLGL from the coding sequence atgaatctcctcacaatatcaacacaaataatagtagcaatcatcttcttcatgcATTCAACCCAATCCCTCTCCTCCCAATCCCTCATCCTCCCCCTCAAAGCCAAGCTAATCCCCTCAAACAAGCTCTCCTTCCACCACAACATCTCCCTCACCGTCTCCCTCACCGTTGGCTCGCCGCCTCAGGCGGCGACCATGGTCCTCGACACTGGCAGCGAGCTCTCCTGGCTCCGCTGCCAGAAGACCCCCGCCGCCGCCCCCTCCTTCTCCCCCTCCCTCTCCTCCTCCTACCGCCCCACCCCTTGCTCCTCCTCCACCTGCACCACCCGCACCCGCGACTTCCCCATCCCGGCCTCCTGCGACGCCCGCCACCTCTGCCACGTGGCCGTCTCCTACGCCGACGCCTCCTCCGCCGAGGGCAACTTAGCCGCAGAGGTTTTCCACCTGGACCGGTCAAATTCATTTGATAACATCACATTCGGCTGCATGGACACCGGTTCATCTTCCAACCCGGAGGACTTAAAAACCACCGGTCTGGTCGGATTGAACCGGGGCGGTTTATCCTTCATAAGCCAGACCGGTTTTCGCAAATTTTCTTATTGCATATCCGGCAAAGACTCCAGCGGCGTGTTGCTCTTCGGCGATGCGGATTTCCCCTGGCTGTCGCCGCTGAACTACACGCCGCTAGTGGAAATGCCGGCGGCGACGCGGCTCCCGTACTTCGACCGGACTGCGTACACGGTCCGGTTAGAAGGGGTCCGGGTCGGGAACCGGTTGCTCCCGGTTCAGAAGACCATATACGAACCGGACCACACGGGAGCCGGTCAGACCATGGTCGACTCGGGCACCCAATTCACATTCCTACTCGGGCCGGTTTACGACGCCTTAAAAGCCGAATTCCTTCGACAGACGAAGGGGATTCTCCGACCACTGGACGAGCCAGAATTCGTGTTTCAGGGTGCGATGGACGCGTGCTTCAGGGGGAGGGCGGCGCCGGCGATGCTGCCGGCGGTGGCGCTGATGTTTAGAGGGGTGGAGATGAGCGTGAGAGGGGAGAAGCTGCTTTACCGGGTCGCAGGTATGACCCGGGGAAGTGATGGGGTTTATTGCTTGACGTTTGGGAATTCGGATCTTTTGGGGGTGGAGGCCTACATTGTAGGGCACCATCACCagcaaaatatgtggatggaATTCGACTTGTCCAAGTCCCGGGTCGGGCTCGCGGACTTTAGCTGCGATTTGGCCGCGCAAAAGTTGGGGTTGTAA